GCCCCCGTTTTTTTAGCATAGCTCAGCAAAGAATTGGGGAATATGAGATGAATATAGTTCAGTATCGAGATGGATATTTCCGATCTGGTACGGGTTTGACGAGTTCTGTTGATTTGTTACCTATATGCTTTGCCGGATCGACTTGCCCCAGTTCGATCTGCCACACCGCCGTCGGCAGTGTCTCTGAATCGGCGCCACGGCGGTGGAGGAGCTGAGTGGCGGAGGAGATGGATAAAGGGGAGGAAAGCTGCGGAggtgtggggggagggaggggtacTGTGCGCTCTGCCCCGCTGAACTTTACTGTGTTTCTCAACAGAACTTTATGGCGAATATACGGAAAATGGCTTGGCTTGTACCGCGACGTAATTAACATCTGTGTTAAACAGCTACGGGTCATTAATTATCCGGCATCCTCTAACCTCAAACGTAACGTGTATTGTGGATAAACGAGCACGGGTATAGCACGTCGCTGCGCACGGGAAGAGACTAAAGAAAGTAGCCTAGCAGTACTAGTTGGCAGGAGAATCTATAGACAGCTGGCCCACAACCGATGCAATACATCTCCATATACGTACACCAAAACAATCACATGCTCGGGAATACGCTGCATGGCTGGGACAGCAGTGGGGCAGGTTGATTTGACTGCACCGGAGATGgatctccgttccaaaataaatgactcaacatTGCACTAACTTTATACAGTAGGGAGTACTAATCAAGTAGTATCAAGTatattccccgcaaaaaaaaaagtagTATCAAGTATCTATCGAACTCACTGCTCCGGCTGTCAGAGGAAGCACGCTCGCTAAACCACAGGCTTGTTTGCACCGCAAGCGCGAAGGCAGGCGTCTCTGATGAGGTGCATCTCGGCGGCGGCCTCCTTCATGCCCATCCTCTCGTACGGCGCCCGCCGGCAGCAGCTCAGCGCGACCCTCACGGCGGCGACCACGCAGTCCCGCGCCGTGACGCGCACCTCGCTGTCCTCCGAATACGACGTCGACACCGTCGACATGGTCGAAATCGAAGCCGAAACAGAGACTGATCTCTCCAGCCCCTCCATCGGCAGCAGGGCCGGGTCCAGCACCTGCTCGATCCTCTCCGGGAACGCCGCCGCCACGAACTCCGGCAGCGTCGTGCCGTTCCCGAGCCCGCCGTCCGTCGGCGCCTTCCCGGCCAGCATCTCCAGGAGCGTGACCCCGTAGCTGTACGCGTCGCCCGCCCTGGACACGCTTCCCGTCGTGCCGTACTCTGCAAATGGCACAGCATGCGCAAGAGTTTCTTCAGACAAGTGACCGTGACACCTGACATGCCATGGTGGAAAAGTAGCATGATGGAGAGAAACGTACCCGGCGCGACGTAGCCGATGGTGCCCCTGATGCCGATGGTGCTCTCGGTGCCTTCACCTCCGGCGTCGAGGAGCAGCAGCTTGGCGAGGCCGAAGTCGCCGATGCGGGCCGTCATGTCGTCGCCAAGGAGCACGTTGCCGGGCTTGAGGTCGCAGTGCACGATCGGCGGGTCGCAGCTGTTGTGGAGGTAGCTGAGCGCGTCGGCGATGTCCACGGCGATGCTCAGCCTCTGGACCAGGCTCAGGCCGCCACGCTTGCGCGCGTCCGATGGCCCCGGGTGCAGCCACCGGTCGAGGCTGGTGTTGGGCATGAAGTCGAACACGAGGGCCCTGAACTCGCCGCCGGCCGCGTCCACGCTGGCGCAGCAGGTGACGATGCCGATCAGGTTCCGGTGCCGCGCGCTCCGCAGGGTCTCGCACTCCGACAGGAACGTCTTGCACGCCCCGGCTTGCCCGAGGTCGAGCACCTTCACCGCCACGGGCATGGCCTCGTGCGCCAGGTTTCCTTTCCTCTTCAGTGCCAGGTTGCCGCGGTACACGGACCCGTACTTCCCTGCGCCGACGAGGTTCGCCTCCGCGAAACCGTCGGTGGCTTTCGCAAGCTCGGCGTAGGACACCCTCGGGTAATAGTTGCCGTTGAGCACGCTGCGGGCCGCCGTGCTCGTGGTCCTCGACTTCCTCTTGCGCCGCCACAGGAGGACCGTGAGCAGTACGGCGATGCACAGAGCGGCCCCTATGACGGGCAGCGCGATCTTGAGGAACAGGTGAGAGCCTCTGGTGGTGGAATTCGCGAGTGTCCGGCACGGCGGCAGCCTGAGCTGCGTTGCGCCGCCGCAGAGCGCGTTGTTGCCGGCCATCTTGAACCCGGTCGCGTTCGCGAACACGCCGCGCTGTGGGACGTTGCCGGCGAGGTTGTTGCCGGACACGTCGAACACGACCAGGGAGCTTATGTTCTCCAATCCCACGGGCACGCCGCCGGACAGTTCGTTCCGCGAGAGGTCCAGTTTTTGCAGCCCCGTCATCTGGCCGAGCTCCGGCGGGATGGCGCCGGATAACCTGTTGCTCGACAGGTTTAGCATCCTGAGCCCCTTCAACTTGCTCAGCAACGGCGGGATGCTTCCGGTGAAGAGATTGCTGTCCAGGTCGAGGAACTCCATGCTCTGGCAGCTCCCGAGCTCGGCCGGCACGTCGCCAGATAAACGGTTCCCGGCGAACGTCGTGAACGTGAGTTTCACAAGCTGGCCTACCTCTCGCGGGAGAACGCCGTCCAGCTGGTTACGCGACAAGTCCATCGCCGATGACAAGGACGAGAGGCCGAACAGTTCCTTCGGGACATGGCCGGCGAGCCCATTGCCGGAGAGGTTGAGCAGCATCAGGCGCCGCAGGTTGCCGAGGCTGGGAGGAATCGACCCGTTCAACGAGTTATCGCTGAGGTCGAGGCTAAGCAGCTGCGTGAGGTCGCCAATGGCGGACGGCACCGGCCCGGTCAGCTCGTTCCCCTGCAACTGCAGCTCTTGGAGGTTCTCCAGCTTGCCAATCCCCTCTGGGATCGCGCCGGCGAAGAGATTATGCCGGAGGTCCAGCATCTGTAGCCCGACGAGGTTGCCTATGCCCGGCGGTATAACGCCGGAGATGCGATTGCCCGACAAACTCAACGCCTGGAGCATCGAGAGGCGCGCGATGGAGCTCGGCATGGCGCCGGAGAACTTGTTGCCGCCGAGGAATATTTCAGTCAGGGCGTCGCAGCTCGTC
The sequence above is drawn from the Triticum aestivum cultivar Chinese Spring chromosome 7A, IWGSC CS RefSeq v2.1, whole genome shotgun sequence genome and encodes:
- the LOC123149196 gene encoding probable LRR receptor-like serine/threonine-protein kinase At3g47570, with the protein product MAAPAVASVALLLLSCLAAAAGDDRDALLAFKAGVTQDPTGALRSWSNDRRFCRWAGVNCSAAGRVTTLDVGSRRLAGTLSPAVADLAHLEVLNLTDNAFSGSIPASLGRLGRLRWLSLCDNAFTGEIPAALRGLGNLSTAYLNANNLTGAVPAWLGAMSSLTVLKLSTNSLSGRIPPSLGNLKSIQRLELAENLLEGEIPEGLARLPMLQSFSVYQNRLSGEIPPGFFNLSSLWGLALANNALQGELPRDAGARWPNLVHLYLGGNRLTGPIPATLANATQLQFLSLANNSFTGRVPPEIGKLCPQSLQLSNNQLTATDAGGWEFLDNLTSCDALTEIFLGGNKFSGAMPSSIARLSMLQALSLSGNRISGVIPPGIGNLVGLQMLDLRHNLFAGAIPEGIGKLENLQELQLQGNELTGPVPSAIGDLTQLLSLDLSDNSLNGSIPPSLGNLRRLMLLNLSGNGLAGHVPKELFGLSSLSSAMDLSRNQLDGVLPREVGQLVKLTFTTFAGNRLSGDVPAELGSCQSMEFLDLDSNLFTGSIPPLLSKLKGLRMLNLSSNRLSGAIPPELGQMTGLQKLDLSRNELSGGVPVGLENISSLVVFDVSGNNLAGNVPQRGVFANATGFKMAGNNALCGGATQLRLPPCRTLANSTTRGSHLFLKIALPVIGAALCIAVLLTVLLWRRKRKSRTTSTAARSVLNGNYYPRVSYAELAKATDGFAEANLVGAGKYGSVYRGNLALKRKGNLAHEAMPVAVKVLDLGQAGACKTFLSECETLRSARHRNLIGIVTCCASVDAAGGEFRALVFDFMPNTSLDRWLHPGPSDARKRGGLSLVQRLSIAVDIADALSYLHNSCDPPIVHCDLKPGNVLLGDDMTARIGDFGLAKLLLLDAGGEGTESTIGIRGTIGYVAPEYGTTGSVSRAGDAYSYGVTLLEMLAGKAPTDGGLGNGTTLPEFVAAAFPERIEQVLDPALLPMEGLERSVSVSASISTMSTVSTSYSEDSEVRVTARDCVVAAVRVALSCCRRAPYERMGMKEAAAEMHLIRDACLRACGANKPVV